The Bacteroidota bacterium DNA segment GTTCTGGATACCGGGGTGATGGATTTTCAGGCACAGGTTCACTGGATTCAGTGGTGCAGGGAAGCGGGTGTTCATGTGGAACTGCTTTCCGTCACCGGTTTGAAAGAGACTCTGTTAAATGATATTTTGCGCCAGCCTGATCGGACCGGACTGGTGTACCGGCTGGTTAAACGAATCACCGATTGGTGGGTGATTCGTGGGTTGGGCGTTGCAGGTGAAGGGAGAAAGGAACCCGGAAAATTCTGGATCGGTAATCCCGATAAAGCCAGAAGACCGGCAGTCTTTACAGCCCATTACCTGTTAAATGATTGTTTTCCGCAGATTCAACGGGAAGAAGACCGCTATCTGCTGACGCTATTTTATAACCGGTTCCATTCGGTTGCCATGGACCGGCTGATTATGGAACGACTTGTGAAAAGGAGGGAAGACCGTGCCTAAAGTCATTCTGGATTTCGAAAAACCTATTTATAATCTCCAGCAGAAAATTGAAGAAATGAGATCCTACCACGTGGAAGGGAACGTGGATCTTTCATCGGAAATTGATCGGCTCGAGAAAAAAGTCATCGAGCTGAAAAAAAATATTTATTCCAACCTGACCCGCTGGCAGCGGGTGCAGCTGGCCCGTCACCCCGAACGCCCCTACTCACTCGATTATATCTACCTGATGTTCAACGATTTTGTGGAGCTGCACGGGGATCGTCAGTTCGGTGATGATAAGGCCATTGTGGGCGGATTTGCCACTTTGAACAAACAGACGGTTATGGTAGTCGGGCAGCAGAAGGGACGGGACACCAAAACGAACCTGTTGCGGAACTTCGGAATGCCGAATCCGGAAGGATACCGGAAAGCGCTCCGGCTGTTCAAACTGGCAGAAAAATTTAATAAACCCGTCATTACCCTGATTGATACGCCCGGTGCTTACCCGGGTCTTGAAGCAGAGGAGCGGGGACAGGGTGAAGCCATCGCCCGTAACCTGTTTGAAATGGCCCGTTTGAAAGTACCCATTGTCTGTGTGGTGATTGGAGAGGGAGCCAGCGGAGGCGCATTGGGTATTGGTGTCGGCGACCGGCTGATTATGCTTGAAAATACCTGGTACTCAGTCATTTCTCCTGAAAGTTGCTCTTCTATTCTATGGCATAGCTGGGAATTTAAGGAACAGGCCGCTGAGGCACTTAAACTCACCCCGCCAGATCTGCTGAAACAAAATCTGATTGACCGAATTGTGGAAGAGCCTTTGGGAGGCGCCCATAACAATCCGGAAGAAGCAGCAAGAAATCTTAAAAAAGCGCTGCTGGAAGAACTGAAATCCCTTAAAAAGCTGTCTTCTGCCGAGCTGGTCAGTTCGCGGATTGATAAATACTCCAATATGGGAGTGTACGGGTATCTCGACGCCACCACGTGATGATCAGTCACGATCTGCAACTCAGGGTATTGTATGGACATACCGACCAGATGGGCGTTGTTTATTACGGCCGGTATTTCGAGTATTTCGAAGCAGGCCGGAATGAACTATTACGAGCCATTGGACTGCCTTACTACCGGATGGAAGATCAGGGATTGATGTTGCCGGTGGTGGAGTCGCACGCCGATTACCGCGGTTCCTTCCGTTACGATGATCTGTTTACGATCAGAACCATCATCCGGACGATGCCAACTGTTAAGATCAGGCTGGATTATGAACTGTTTTTGCCAGGCGGTCCGGTTCAGGTGACCGGATTTACCCAGCATGTTTTTGTTGACCGCGACACACGGAAACCACGCCGGGTTCCCGACACTATACTGAAGGCCTTTTCACCTTATTTCACATGATTCACCCCGATTTACTGAACCTTCTGATCTGTCCTGCCTGCAAGTCGGACAAACTGATCTATCAACCTGAACCACAACAACTGACCTGCCAGACCTGCAACCGGGTATATCCCGTGGTGGATGATATTCCAATCATGGTGGCAGACCGTCCGGATGGGGCCACCCATGCTGAATGAACATTCCGTCAGACAGCGGATCCGTCAGGCGCTGGAGGAGGACATCCGTGACGGCGATGTGACCACACTGGCCATTATTCCAGCCGGACAGCAATCGACTGCTCTGATCAAAGCGAAAAGCGATGGAGTTCTTTGCGGCACACAGGTGGCCGACTGGGTTTTGCAGGAGTGTGGCAGCGAAACAGGGTTCACCTGGAACTTTAAAGAAGGTGACAGGCTGGTGACCGGACAGATTGCGGGTACATACAAAGGCCCGACCCGGGTGCTTCTCATGGCCGAACGGACACTGTTGAATTTCATTCAGCGGATGAGCGGAATTGCGACTCAGACCCGGCGGTTCACCGATCTGGTTTCACATACCTCCTGTAAAATTCTGGATACCCGGAAAACCGTTCCGGGACTCAGGGATCTTGATAAATACTCGGTAAAAACCGGTGGAGGAACCAATCACCGGATCGGTTTGTATGACATGGTTCTGATCAAAGATAACCACATTGCTGCGGCCGGATCTGTAACCGAAGCCATTAAACGGGTGCATGCCTGGCAGAAACAGACCGGTCGATTTCCTGACATTGAAGTGGAAGTGAAAAACCGCCGGGAACTGGCCGAAGTGCTTGCACTGGGCGGAGTTCAACGGATTTTACTGGATAATATGACACTGGCTCAGCTGGCTGAATGCGTTAAGGAAACCGCGGGCCGCATTCCACTTGAAGCTTCGGGAAACGTGAACCTTGAAACGGTGGCTGGCATTGCCGGTACCGGTGTGGATTTTGTATCGGTTGGCTCACTGACCCATTCAGTGACCGCCATGGATCTCTCATTATTAATTGACTAACCAAGGAACCTTACATGAAAGTAACTAAAAACACCGTTGTCGTCCTCGATTATGAATTGAAAGTGGATGGCGAAGTGATCGACTCTTCACACGGAAATGAGCCATTGGCGTTCATTCATGGAACCGGATCGGTGATTCCGGGATTCTCAAATGCCATCGACGGGATGGAAGCCGGACAAAGCAAAACCTTTTCAGTGGCACCTGCCGATGGATATGGTGAATTTGATCAGGAAGCCGTTCGGGTGTATGATGTGAACGATTTCCCGACCGATATTAATCTGGAACCCGGGGTTCAGCTGTTTTTTGAAACAGATGATCATGTGGAAGTTCCCTGTTTCGTTAAGGAAATCACCGGCGAGGAAGTGACCGTTGATTTCAACCATCCGCTGGCAGGAAAAAACCTGAATTTCTCGGTGGATATCCGTGAAGTCCGTGCAGCCTCCTCTGAGGAATTGGCACACGGACATGTTCATGGGGCTCACGGTCACCATCACTGAGCCGTTATGGAACCCGGAATCGGGATTGACCTGATCGAAATTTCCCGGATTGAGAAATCGGTTTCCGATTACGGAGACCGGTTTCTGAACCGGATATTCACCACGGCTGAGATCGGGTATTGCTCATCACGAGCCAATCCTTATTCCCACTATGCGGCCCGTTTTGCTGCAAAGGAAGCATTTGCAAAAGCCGCCGGAACCGGAATCGGTCAGGAAATTGGCTGGCAGGATATTGAAATCGTCAGAGAATTTTCGGGCAGGCCGGGTATTCTGATCAGTGAACGGATCAGACAGCGATTCACCGGCTTTCAGGTTCTTCTCAGTGTGTCCCACACCCACGACTATGCAGTCGCCATGGTTTCCATTCAACCCGACCGGGTGTGATCATGGCCATCCGGGCAAAAAAACTCTATTATTCCATTTCTGAAGTGTCGGTCCTGACTGGTGTGGATGACCATGTGCTCAGGTTTTGGGAAACCGAGATCACCCGGCTGCGTCCTGCCAAAAACCGAGCTGGAAACCGGATTTACACGGAACAGGACATCCGCTTGGTGCATTTACTGAAGCGTTTGCTTTGGGAAAAAAACTACTCTCTGGCAGCGACCAACAAACTGTTACTCGAAAAACCACTCAGCGACTGGATGACCGACCTTGAAACACCCGGTCCGGAAGACCTTCGTCACCAGGAACTGGAATCGATCCGGCAGGAACTGCTCGATCTTGAAAGACGAATTTCCGACTGGATGCATGAATAAGGAACCCGGCGGGTTTCCCTTTTGTTTTACGACTTATTGTATGAAACCAAAAACCAAACCAGTCTAAACGAGGAAATCCATGTCAAAGCGTACCGATGTTTATAAATTCAAGGGCAACCCGATGACCCTTCTGGGAACTCCGGTCAAATCGGGAGACAAAGCCCCCAATTTCCGTCTCCGCAAAGGATTACTGCCAGAGTCCACCATTACTCTTGAAGAATTTAAAGGGAAAAACCTGATCATCAGTGTGGCCCCATCGCTCGATACAGCCATCTGTGCCACCCAAACCCGCAAGTTTAATGAAAAGGCTGCCACCATTCCCGGCGCCACTATTCTGACGGTTACCATGGATCTGCCACCGGCCCAATCCCGCTTTTGCACCACTGAAGGTATTTCGAATCTGACCACTGCTTCTGATTATGCAGAAAAATCCTTTGGACTGAACTATGGATTTCTGGTAGAAGAAATGCAGGTTCTGGCCCGTGGCGTGGTGGTGGTTGATAAAGCAGGTGTGGTTCGTCATGTGGAAATCACCCCTGATATCACCGTTGAACCAAATTATGATGCTGTGATCGATCTGGTTAATAAACTCTGATTGTTCCGGGGAGGCCCTAGTTGCTTTCCCCATCTGCCGGCTGATGCAATCGCTTATAAAAGGCTGTCCAACCACGGACAGCCTTTTTTTTTGCCCTGCATTTCTTACAGGATTGTGGGTTCAGTCCGGGAGGGCTTTGCTTTGCATCATCTGGTTCACTCATCCGGGTTGAAGGAGGTTTAAAAACCCGTTACCTTTAAAGTTTAACCAAACCCGACCATATGAAAAATCTGATTCTTGCTGTCCTCATTTTAATTCCGAATCTGGCTGTCTCTCAGCATCAGCCGCGCACCTGCTTCACACCTTATATGGTGGATAAAGCGCTTAAAGCCGATCCGGTTCTGGCTGCCCGCCGGGAATCGATGAAAACCCTGCTGAAAAATGAACTTCAGCGATCTTCAATGAAACGAACTTCCGGGGTTCAGCGTGTTCAGATCCCAGTGGTGGTTCACATTGTTTTAAATCCGGATTCACCGGGTCAATCGGTCACCGATGAACAGGTTTACAGTCAGATTCGTGTGCTGAATGAGGACTACAGGAAAAAACCTGGGACGAACGGGTACAGCGATCACCCTGCCAGCGCCGATACACAGCTTGAATTCAAACTGGCCACCATTGCCCCAAACGGTCAGCCAACCACTGGTATCAACCGGATCAATGTAACCGAAACCTCTTTCGATCCGGACTTCGATGATGAGCAACTGAAATCCTATTCCTACTGGGATGCCACCAAATATCTGAATATCTGGGTTGCCAATCTGACGGGAGGAATTCTGGGTTATGCCTACTACCCCGGGTCTGCACCTGACGGTCAGGATGGTGTGGTTATCCTCTATACCGCATTTGGTACCACGGGAAGTGCGCGCAGTCCGTTTAACCTTGGGAGAACGGCCACTCACGAAGTCGGACATTATCTTGATCTGATTCACACCTGGGGTGATGACAATTCCTGTTTCGGCACTGATGAAGTAGAAGATACGCCCCCTTGCAGCGGCCAGTATTTTTCGGGGAATAACAATGCGGCCTGTTCCTTCCCAGCCCAGTGTTTCGGGACACCCCGTCAGACCGAGAACTACATGGATTATTCCGATGACCGGTGTATGAATCTGTTTACTCAGGGGCAATCGGACCGGATGAACACAGCGTTGACCCTTTTCAGGGCAGGATTGCTGAAACTTCCGGGGGTCAGCCAATCCATCGGAGTGGATTACATTGACTATCCCTCACTTTTTACA contains these protein-coding regions:
- a CDS encoding acetyl-CoA carboxylase carboxyltransferase subunit alpha, which gives rise to MPKVILDFEKPIYNLQQKIEEMRSYHVEGNVDLSSEIDRLEKKVIELKKNIYSNLTRWQRVQLARHPERPYSLDYIYLMFNDFVELHGDRQFGDDKAIVGGFATLNKQTVMVVGQQKGRDTKTNLLRNFGMPNPEGYRKALRLFKLAEKFNKPVITLIDTPGAYPGLEAEERGQGEAIARNLFEMARLKVPIVCVVIGEGASGGALGIGVGDRLIMLENTWYSVISPESCSSILWHSWEFKEQAAEALKLTPPDLLKQNLIDRIVEEPLGGAHNNPEEAARNLKKALLEELKSLKKLSSAELVSSRIDKYSNMGVYGYLDATT
- a CDS encoding acyl-CoA thioesterase, with the translated sequence MISHDLQLRVLYGHTDQMGVVYYGRYFEYFEAGRNELLRAIGLPYYRMEDQGLMLPVVESHADYRGSFRYDDLFTIRTIIRTMPTVKIRLDYELFLPGGPVQVTGFTQHVFVDRDTRKPRRVPDTILKAFSPYFT
- a CDS encoding Trm112 family protein, encoding MIHPDLLNLLICPACKSDKLIYQPEPQQLTCQTCNRVYPVVDDIPIMVADRPDGATHAE
- the nadC gene encoding carboxylating nicotinate-nucleotide diphosphorylase, with translation MLNEHSVRQRIRQALEEDIRDGDVTTLAIIPAGQQSTALIKAKSDGVLCGTQVADWVLQECGSETGFTWNFKEGDRLVTGQIAGTYKGPTRVLLMAERTLLNFIQRMSGIATQTRRFTDLVSHTSCKILDTRKTVPGLRDLDKYSVKTGGGTNHRIGLYDMVLIKDNHIAAAGSVTEAIKRVHAWQKQTGRFPDIEVEVKNRRELAEVLALGGVQRILLDNMTLAQLAECVKETAGRIPLEASGNVNLETVAGIAGTGVDFVSVGSLTHSVTAMDLSLLID
- a CDS encoding peptidylprolyl isomerase, coding for MKVTKNTVVVLDYELKVDGEVIDSSHGNEPLAFIHGTGSVIPGFSNAIDGMEAGQSKTFSVAPADGYGEFDQEAVRVYDVNDFPTDINLEPGVQLFFETDDHVEVPCFVKEITGEEVTVDFNHPLAGKNLNFSVDIREVRAASSEELAHGHVHGAHGHHH
- the acpS gene encoding holo-ACP synthase, coding for MEPGIGIDLIEISRIEKSVSDYGDRFLNRIFTTAEIGYCSSRANPYSHYAARFAAKEAFAKAAGTGIGQEIGWQDIEIVREFSGRPGILISERIRQRFTGFQVLLSVSHTHDYAVAMVSIQPDRV
- a CDS encoding MerR family transcriptional regulator, whose translation is MAIRAKKLYYSISEVSVLTGVDDHVLRFWETEITRLRPAKNRAGNRIYTEQDIRLVHLLKRLLWEKNYSLAATNKLLLEKPLSDWMTDLETPGPEDLRHQELESIRQELLDLERRISDWMHE
- the tpx gene encoding thiol peroxidase, whose translation is MSKRTDVYKFKGNPMTLLGTPVKSGDKAPNFRLRKGLLPESTITLEEFKGKNLIISVAPSLDTAICATQTRKFNEKAATIPGATILTVTMDLPPAQSRFCTTEGISNLTTASDYAEKSFGLNYGFLVEEMQVLARGVVVVDKAGVVRHVEITPDITVEPNYDAVIDLVNKL